A window of the Candidatus Hydrogenedentota bacterium genome harbors these coding sequences:
- a CDS encoding SIS domain-containing protein translates to MHLMANMYQESGSFQEYSRRYFARVMEVCASADADRLAAVAELLDNARTSGSALYFIANGGSAATASHWVNDLVVGATLEGKPAFRAYCLTDNASSVTALGNDSCFENIFANQLKVLLRPGDVVFAMSVSGNSENIIRGVAAARECGAKTVGIAGMGGGRLIEAVDIGVLLPSTADEYGPVEDAFGVIEHLLATWLTMKGGKWMHH, encoded by the coding sequence ATGCATCTCATGGCCAACATGTACCAGGAATCCGGATCGTTTCAGGAGTACTCGCGCCGCTACTTCGCCCGCGTGATGGAGGTATGCGCCTCCGCCGACGCCGACCGCCTCGCCGCCGTCGCGGAACTCCTCGACAACGCCCGCACCAGCGGCAGCGCCCTCTACTTCATCGCCAACGGCGGCAGCGCCGCCACGGCCTCCCACTGGGTCAACGACCTGGTCGTCGGTGCCACCCTGGAGGGCAAGCCCGCCTTCCGCGCCTACTGCCTCACGGACAACGCCTCATCCGTCACCGCCCTTGGCAACGACAGCTGCTTCGAGAACATCTTCGCGAACCAGCTCAAGGTCCTCCTTCGCCCCGGCGACGTGGTCTTCGCCATGTCCGTCAGCGGCAACAGCGAAAACATCATCCGCGGCGTCGCGGCGGCCCGCGAATGCGGCGCGAAGACCGTCGGCATCGCCGGCATGGGCGGCGGCCGCCTCATCGAGGCCGTGGACATCGGCGTCCTGCTGCCCAGCACGGCGGACGAGTACGGCCCCGTCGAGGACGCCTTCGGCGTCATCGAGCACCTGCTCGCCACCTGGCTCACCATGAAGGGCGGCAAGTGGATGCACCACTGA
- a CDS encoding aldo/keto reductase has protein sequence MLYTTFGQTGETVSRLGFGGMRFESSTDLDTMAEVVVHAHERGITYFDTAPVYCDDKSEEIFGIALKQMRKSGKPHYITSKTMMAKPDDVRAQCERSLERLGVDAIDFYHVWCLVQPEDLPARKAEGVLDAFRKLKEEGLIRHISVSTHLEHDKVAAMLDQGEGLFEGMLIGLNALNHFLRYPGARAAHERGLGVVTMNSLGGGLLTRHADRFPALRRPGDPSMVYAALRFNLSLPAVTVALVGFRNRQDVDEAVDAVERVSLLSEAEVEATQLALRDAYRDFCTQCGYCADCPADVPVVRLMEAYNRRLLDGPQAALDQMRWHWWTPDVEKLLEPCVRCGRCEEECTQQLPILKRFDDLLADYQAAQK, from the coding sequence ATGCTCTACACAACGTTTGGACAGACCGGAGAGACTGTTTCCCGCCTGGGTTTCGGCGGGATGCGCTTTGAAAGCTCCACCGACCTGGACACCATGGCGGAGGTGGTGGTTCACGCCCACGAGCGGGGCATCACCTATTTCGACACCGCGCCCGTCTACTGCGACGACAAGAGCGAGGAAATTTTCGGCATCGCCCTGAAGCAGATGCGGAAGAGCGGAAAACCGCATTACATCACCTCGAAGACCATGATGGCCAAGCCGGACGACGTGCGCGCCCAGTGCGAGCGCTCCCTGGAGCGCCTGGGCGTGGACGCCATTGACTTCTACCACGTCTGGTGCCTCGTGCAGCCGGAGGACCTGCCCGCCCGCAAGGCCGAGGGCGTGCTGGACGCCTTCCGCAAGCTGAAAGAGGAGGGGCTCATCCGCCACATCAGCGTCTCGACGCACCTCGAACACGACAAGGTGGCTGCCATGCTCGACCAGGGCGAGGGCCTCTTCGAGGGCATGCTCATCGGCCTCAACGCCCTGAACCATTTCCTGCGCTATCCCGGCGCCCGCGCCGCCCACGAGCGCGGCCTGGGCGTCGTCACCATGAACTCCCTCGGCGGCGGCCTCCTCACCCGGCACGCCGACCGCTTTCCCGCCCTAAGACGGCCCGGCGACCCCTCCATGGTGTACGCCGCCCTCCGGTTCAACCTCTCCCTGCCCGCTGTCACGGTGGCCCTGGTCGGCTTCCGCAACAGGCAGGACGTGGACGAGGCGGTGGACGCGGTGGAGCGCGTGTCCCTCCTGTCGGAGGCCGAGGTCGAGGCGACGCAGCTCGCCCTGCGCGACGCCTACCGCGACTTCTGCACCCAGTGCGGCTACTGCGCCGACTGCCCGGCGGACGTGCCGGTGGTCCGCCTCATGGAGGCCTACAACCGCCGCCTCCTCGACGGCCCCCAGGCGGCCCTCGACCAGATGCGCTGGCACTGGTGGACCCCCGACGTGGAGAAGCTGCTGGAGCCCTGTGTCCGCTGCGGCCGCTGCGAGGAGGAATGCACGCAGCAGCTTCCCATTCTCAAGCGTTTTGACGACCTGCTGGCCGACTACCAGGCCGCCCAGAAGTAA